The Triticum aestivum cultivar Chinese Spring chromosome 7B, IWGSC CS RefSeq v2.1, whole genome shotgun sequence genome window below encodes:
- the LOC123158746 gene encoding NAC domain-containing protein 68 translates to MASPEPQPQPAASEAPFARPPDRDLLDHLRRWMEGGAETLPSWISVAQVYDLAPSDLMAPDAATTAADGSRFWYFVTKLRHRGPHDPRISRTAGGGTWKLEHDIPLASDPGAVLPGIKRSLSFTVKDEHGIPARTGHLMLELLLAEGAGLVPGGELAICELYHTKRGDDMAVTKALEKARQKMQMLEQKKMAKTRAQQVRAAAKTAKEREMLAAREANRNSKAKHRAALKAAAAAAIGAFNAPAPPSAASTTTATSASTTHVIAVAPAHPLTTAPLPTMTAAAGPTDAVLSTAGASATPKRVLLLHVGVDDHVVYDAHVVEDGPPFKKLKAIDFIGWVLLDPRTKDCMTGRPCATV, encoded by the coding sequence ATGGCGTCCCCCGAGCCGCAGCCCCagccggcggcgagcgaggcgccCTTCGCGCGGCCGCCCGACCGCGACCTCCTCGACCACCTCCGTCGGTGGATGGAGGGCGGAGCCGAGACGCTCCCCTCCTGGATCAGCGTGGCCCAGGTGTACGATCTCGCCCCTTCCGATCTCATGGCGCCGGACGCCGCCACCACTGCGGCTGACGGATCCAGATTCTGGTACTTCGTCACcaagctccgccaccgcggcccgcacGACCCGCGCATCAGCCGCACCGCGGGAGGGGGCACGTGGAAGCTTGAGCATGACATCCCGCTCGCCTCCGACCCCGGTGCTGTCCTCCCAGGCATCAAGAGGAGTTTGTCCTTCACTGTCAAGGACGAGCATGGCATCCCTGCTCGTACTGGACACCTGATGCTGGAGCTTCTGCTCGCCGAGGGGGCTGGCCTTGTGCCCGGCGGTGAGCTCGCCATCTGCGAGCTGTACCACACCAAGCGTGGGGACGACATGGCTGTGACCAAGGCTCTGGAGAAGGCGCGCCAGAAGATGCAGATGCTCGAGCAGAAGAAGATGGCCAAGACACGAGCGCAGCAGGTGAGGGCGGCAGCCAAGACTGCAAAGGAGCGGGAGATGTTGGCTGCCAGGGAGGCGAATCGGAATTCCAAGGCTAAGCACAGGGCCGCCCTCAAGGCCGCCGCCGCAGCTGCCATCGGGGCCTTCAACGCCCCTGCTCCACCATCTGCTGCCTCCACGACGACTGCGACTTCTGCCTCCACGACTCATGTGATCGCTGTCGCCCCGGCTCATCCGCTCACGACTGCGCCCCTGCCTACCATGACTGCCGCTGCGGGTCCCACCGATGCTGTGCTCTCCACGGCCGGCGCCTCTGCCACGCCCAAGAGGGTGCTGCTTCTGCACGTGGGAGTTGACGATCACGTGGTCTACGACGCACATGTGGTCGAGGACGGACCGCCGTTCAAGAAGTTGAAGGCCATTGACTTCATCGGCTGGGTCCTCCTCGACCCACGGACCAAGGACTGCATGACCGGACGTCCGTGCGCCACCGTTTGA